CTCTGGTCGTTTAACTTTACCATTGAGAATAAGCATGTCTCGAACCAGCAACTCGATTACGATCATCTGATTTCAAGAGTTTAAAGTCCTGAAACTGAGCAGCAGCCCTTTCAGTCATCTCACGAGGGAGATGGTCACGAACGAAAAAGTTTGAACCTTTGAGATTTTTACAATATGACATAGCATCAAGCTCCCCTCGTCTCGCCTCGTCTGACGACAATTGGGCGTTTGTTGCCCGAGCCCATTCGTTGAACTACATCGATAGCAACATTAGATTTTTCTTTCTCAACTGGAATTTTcatattattttgtaaaaaaatttgtAGCTTTCTCCTGGCAGTTTCGCCTTCTAATTCTGGCACATTGCAGATAAGCATGTTCTAGCGCATTGAGCGGTATTTGAGATCAACATTCTCGCGTTGGAGTTGctcaattttgttttcagcGATCTCCAGACAACGATTCAAGCCATATATAAGTCGTAGAGATCAGTATATCTTTCGTCGTGTAACTGCGGAGGTAAAggatcattattttcatctcgGTCGATTACATCCGAATCCATAACTAACTTTTTATGATCTGGGCTGATGATAGAGAGATCTGGTGAGCGTGAATCGTGTGGTAATCGTGAATCGGACCTGGGGTGTAAGAGTTCATTTCACATAAAATTGAATAGTGTTTAGTTGCAGCGGTCCGGAATTCTACTGCCGTACAGTGATAAGCGTGAAGACAAACATATCAATACGAACTGTTCATAGAGATCATATAGAATTCGTATAGAGTTCATACaaagtaggcctatgtatagcTATATATACGATCACAGAATTTATAGTTTTGCAGTTTTACCGGGATAAGCAATTCAAGTACGAACGATCAGcggaaatttcaaaaacgtcAGACCTTCATCAACTTTGTAACTCATGCTATAAACACAGATCCTTGTGACGAAACTAAATTAATCCATAGCTGTGAATTAATGAAAGAAATAGGAGCCTCACTATTACTGCACTTTCATTCCGCCATCTTGGGAAAAACGTCTCTCTCCTTCTCCCTCTCCGTCTTCCACGTGTATttgttttgtatatacattttgatgaattaactaTGCGTATAAAAAGTCAACCAAATAGTATATTTGGTCAGTAGGGGTGAAACGAATACGTTACTTCTGTTGTGGAGAGAGCTAACGCGGCAACTGGCTTGTACCTAAATTTAACCATAACGTACATAACATCGTTTCAGCAAAGCCGTGGTATCACCGAGCAATTACCGATATATTCCTAACCTACGCGGAGAGCTAATAACTTACTTCACTTTCGTAATACGTAGTACCATACAATACTTACGTGATTATTTATTCAGTGAGTGTAATCAAACTGGAGATTCGCATGTATGGACAACGGATAGAAAAATATTAGTATGTTAAAATCTCTGAGCAGGTTCTCGGGAAATGAAAAGGAACTAATTTATCCGTAAAATAGCAGGTGAGAAGATCAGAAAATCGTATTAGGATTGCTGCATTCTATTTTGACTAATTCGATTAATTTCGACAAACTGCTGCATTCTATTGCAaccaattcatttattccaaACTCTAGTTCGTATTCAGAGATCGACAGTGCCTAGCTGCACACTTCTTACCAGGTTTAGATCGTCTTCGTTCTATAGCTTATGAAataacttaagatcagtcttgaGAATTGATACATTTTCTACTCAACTCATGGCTCCAAATTCAACTGTTTATTCAACtaattaatggaaatgaacttTACTTATCGTCGTTATTTGAATCCAACTTTAAGAGGACCGGGTTCCACAATTCAGGGTTAAAATGTGACTATAGATTTATACCCGTAGAACATTGAAcatgaattgattttactcACGAGTAAACTCAGATGGGAACAGGGCATCAGTGCCAGTTCAATACCTAATTCCAGACTGGTCTATAGTTGTTATATTGGTTAATATAAAGAACTATAGCCAAACGCTTACGACGTATGGAAACACGGAAACATGAGACAAACACATAATTTATACCGAGCATTTCCCTGTGTCATGTGCGTTTAGGGGCCgtgcataaagtacgtacGCTTGACTTCCGGGTATTTTTAACCCCCCTTCCCCCCTTGTACGCTCATTGTACGTTTTTTATAACCCCCCTTGCGTGCATACTTTTAGGGGTAACCCCCCCgataaaacagaattttcaggaataatggTTTAAAGAAGGCAAAATCCACCCTGATTCAACAGAGTTCCTGCTGACGTTGATCAACGATCTTCCATGGCGACGAAATGAAAGACTGAAAGTGGGGAATTCCCGAGatccaaatataatatattgaaTGCAACAAACCCAGGGAGACCGGTTTCGCAATTAAGGCAGAGTTTGCTATACATTAAAGGAAGACAGGTTTACCCACAGACATATGTTTCGTGCACAAAGTACGTACTATTAATATTAACCCTCCCCCCTTGAAAAGTTTGTACGTTTTTAGctgacccctcccctccccctgtaCGCTTTCGTACGGATTTTAAGAACCCCCCACCCCCCTACGGACGTACGTGCTTTATGCACGGCCCCTTAAGAGAAATGAGAAGTATGGTTTACGAGATAAAACATTGTTTCCATGTTTCCCTATTCGTCGTGTGCTTAGGGCTTAACACGGAAAAAACATCTTTGATCTCGTTTACGTTACAATCCCGTGTTTTCCCCGTGTCGTGTGCGTTAGGCTTTAGATACTAGTATTAAGTTGAAGCCAGTCTGCGGAACCGGTCTCTGGATTCTAAacgtttttacattttcattcaAGATAATCTCCTGGAATCTAGCACCAATGATGACAGCTCTCATCGTCTGCTGGTGGTTACGCGTGATTCTCGTCTCAGTGGTCAGCGGTTTATCAGATAAACAACCAGGGCCGGGCTCAACACGATACGAATTCCTCGATAGTAAGCATTTATTCATCGTATGTGCATACGTCCACACATACGTAGATACGTTAGCTATTTCTCACCTCTGTCTACAATGATAACCATCACTGTAACAAACCAACTTGTTATTACTGATCCATCTTCCGAACTCTACTCCTACTCTCTCCTCAAGGgaaataattcatcaattgtctttatttatttatttcttttcttctttccTTCTGTCTTTCTCGTTTTCctccgtttttttttctatatctaTGTAAATGAATacgttgaaaaaaaatttgtaaattttattgcGGTGCTTTACTAGTTGTTATTTTTTCgtatagtatatatatttttatattccgTGATATAAACTTGAACTTTAATGCGTATCtatttagatattcaaaataaatgacAATTTCTATCATATGAAATACGTAAGTTCTAAATTCTAACATTCCCAAAGGCTATAAAGATAATGTGTATTCATGGAGTCCATTAAGCCGTCTATCGATAACAAAACGCTGCACAAAAtaccaggggccggttttgTTTTAACTTTTAATCATTTGGCTTAATCTGATAAAACGGTTTAAAGTACGTACGCATTCTCCGGTAGGTAAGTTCACTTAAAACGTCACTAGTTTAGTGCTCAACCTGGATGAAGATAGGCCCAAAGAGCACCTTATAACTCCGATTTGATAGTTAAGGTAATCTTTGTTCCCATACCGTTGCTTTTTTCGTGAAACCAACATGCCTGTTTCTGGAAATTACGGTTTAGCTAAACAATATCTTTCTACGGGGCACCGGGCATCCCTCTTTGCGGGGTTGTTACGATGTAGTCGAGAAAATGTTTCTATTTGCTGTTTCGTATTAATATCTTGCCAGGCGGCGGAATCAATGATTCATTGCGGATGACATCATAATCATTTCTTTGCAGACAACGAGTTTCGTCCGCCGCAACTCGAAAACGGTATCAAACTCACCCTGGAGGGTGACCACATCGTATGGTTCCCTCCTCCTCCCCGGAGCCCTCCTCCACCCCCGAATATACGCGTTGATGATATGCTAATCGAAGTGATACTTTCTCAGACCGGTGGTTTGAACGCTACTAAACCCATTATCCCGATTCAGGAGCGAAACACAGATAACGGCAACCGTGAAACTTCATCTTCGGTAAATATATCAATTGTGCCCATCGGTAAAGGCCTAATAAtcgtgggggggggggattcGATATTTTTCCCTATTCAAGTCTCGGGGACAATTCGCAAAtggtacaaattcaaaatataaaaatcagaaattaaagtcattaaaattcaatatcattaaatCACGATGAAGGTCACATATTGTGATATTGCATTTTGACATGCAGTTTTGATTTTGAGAATGCTTTTGATTTTTTACTTGTGGTTGATACCCTTACGTTATTCGGTAAAAATGTTCCATTCAATTCGGTTCATCAAATGTTGGAGAAATACTCGACAAAAGGCGTTTCACCTTTTATGATAACCGATAGATTCTTGCATATGTCTAAAGTAGGTGCCCCATCTTTAGACCCGGATACAATCTGCGCCATTTCTTCTTTTCCGTAAGGTTAACTCAAATATTAATTCACGTAAGCTAGGGTGaagtttcaaaaatgaaaaattttaggGTGTACAACGAACTTCTAGTAGCTTAATTAAACCTTATGGATAAACCATTGACTTAAAATACAACCTCGTTGATAGCAACTAACAAAGAAACTGTATAGGAAAACCTAATCGGATTGACTCAAATTAATCATCAAGTAGCACGATGTCTGTACGTTATACGTAGAATTGGAGACGTTATTCttagattttcaaataagTTTATTGAAGATATCGTAGCATCGACACTGTACTGTATATACCACCAGCGAATCTGGTGGATTTTGCCGGTACCCCCACTGTTCCGCATGGTCGATATCGGCCGATCCATGAAACCGGGAATTATCGGTCAATACGGCGGTTCTTGCTTACAGGGCAGTGAAACAACGAAACCTATAAAGCCGAAAAAACCGAAACCAAACCGTTCGAATAAAGGCGGCTCCAAACCAGGCGAGAAATGCGTTTGCGGCCGTGGACAGAGAGGTTTGTAATCAATAGAACCCACTTTACTTTTTGGAGtgatatatttgatttaatcaatacTGTTTCCTTACGGTTACAGGTCGCAGAGGCCCGAAGGGTCCAATGGGAAAGCAAGGATTAAAAGGCGATAAAGGAGATATCGGCCCGCATGGCCCGCCGGTAAGTAGTCAATGTTCTCTGATTGGCTAccaattaaaattaaaatttaccACATTTTCAGCATTGATACCAAGAACTAAGCACGTGGTCATGGTCCAATAGACGACACATAACATTTCGTACCCGGTATAACGATATGTTTAATCGATTCTAGGTATCTAAGTTCTGATTGGTCGGGCTATAAAATCTTGTATATGCAGGGTATTCTTCATGCAAACCGTAAATATATTTACGGTGGTCCAATGTCCTTACATCGTTTAAATATGTACGGTCTTATACATGCCTATATAATGTGTACATTCAACGAACCGCCCATATAATGTGTACATTCAACGAACCGTTCACTACTTTACGGTAGCGATCCAGCTGTGGCAAGTGTATCGCGTACGGTACTGGTGTTGATTTCTCAAGGTCATATGGCGCGTTATACACTAAGACTCAAATCatgttcacccagtcctgagaATGGCCGGTTCGCGGGCAAAAACCGTAAAGTTTCCCAAGTCTCTGTTtataacgcatgcgcattaggaAGTGTTGGGGAAATCCTCTAAGTCCAGAAATTGGTCGCGTGCGCATGCGTCGCTACATGTGTATTTTTTCCTAAACTGGGTCATGTCAGAACGCTGAaacatagaactataacggaATGAACCTGCGTGAACTTTTGCGCAGCGGGAAGGCGCAGTTTGTTTAGTCATTTAAGACTCTTCATGATCCTTTTAGAGgatcatttgtatttttgggAATGACAGATGTTCAAGTGGTCTTGCCATAAGCTAAAAATCTAAGATATATATCGGTATATTATAAAggatgaatgtatttttctgctacacattcgggattcgaacctaatagcaCTTAAAAGTAAATCCTGGGGCTATcaaagttcattatttcatattcgggATGCTATCACTTTTTTACTCGGCAAACAATAACCCAGTGACACTTTAATCATCAAAGTTCATGTCGTAACGCTTGAAATACGATCAGTAATTTTCGGGTTTCGAATCTGATAGCGCCGCTTATAAGGTGAACCAGCGtaaataagattaatatttTTACGGGATTCGAGCCTAATGGAAACTACAGCGACTATTAGTCATTAAAGGTTACATGTAGCTCACATGTAGTGCCGCATGCGCAATGTGCCGATTTCTCGACTTAGAGCAATTCCAGCACTgactaatgcgcatgcgttaggTAGAAACGGAGACTTGGGAAACTTTACGGTTTTTGCGGTTCGCGGAGCTCCGTATACTGCCTATACTAAAGAGCTCGCGTGAACCACCTGGGGGCGTATTTGATATTGTTAGgcttatttttgattgaagaaACTAAAGTTATGCAGGCTTTGACACCTCACTGAATAAAGAgaatatacataatataataGACCGTACATATTTAAACGATGTAAGGACATTGGACCACCGTAAATATATTAACGGTTTATATGGAGACACTGTTGGTATGAACCAATCCGAGAAAACACCTACATCCTGTAAGATTGATATTCCGGCCAACATATATACAGAAGCTATAATAGAAGTCGCGCAGCCATGTGATTTTGTCACGTAACTTCACCATTAGCAGGTCAAATAAAACGAGAGATTTTCACGACAAATCCCAGAAATTTGTAAATAACCAAATTATACATCTACTGTTGTTATGAACGGTGTAGTCACCAGCACTGACGGGAAAACCGACTATGTCTATATAGCACGCGATTCTATGGTAAATTTTACGCATTTGGCGACTGTTTCAGGGAACATTTCTCAACACAGAAGGCCAGCTCATTGGTTTACCTGGGCAGAAAGGTTCAAGAGGAAGAACAGGGACTCGTGGACGCACGGGACTGACCGGACCATCTGGTTTACCGGGATTGGGTGAGCttattatttatctttattgctCGTAAAACCGTCCATTCAAGGGTCAAGGGCCATATTTAACAACTGTAGAACCACTGTCAAACGGAAGTAGGTCATAATTCAGAATAACATCACACAatgcggaactggatctagagtcaaattaaacttaGTCAATTGTGGAAGGGGATCAAGAGTCAAATTAGGATATAAAACACTATGGAGAAGAAAAACCAGCTTCCTCCTGGTATCTACGAAATTTTGTAATCGCTGTGCCAACTGTTAAATCTGTGTAGACCTTTGTTTAAAATCTTGTTGTTCAAATGTTTCTGCTTTAGATGGTGTTAAAGGTGAAAAAGGAGAATCAGGCGCATGTCAGGGTCAGTGTCCGGTTCCTCTGAAAGGCGTTCGCGGTGAACCCGGTGTTCCCGGTAACCAGGGGCAACCGGGGAGACCGGGACAGCCGGGTAAAGACGGTATTCCGGGGGTAactattgaaattattatataatcattatgattattaatcaaaatttcaaattgaatcgTGGATGTGAAAAAAGCGTTTGAGGACAAGATTCGATAATCTCTTccaaataatattgaaaatccgtaagatattttcatttgaatttcataTCTCGACCCGAAATTATCTTTCAGAAAATAAGTGTTGTTATTGTCGGATAATGCTTTTCTTTGAGACACTGGTTCAACACCAGAATAGGTCAATATAGTTCCATCGTGGTGGGTTTTCTTTAATGAAGTGAGTGGTTCGGCAATTtaaaa
This sequence is a window from Tubulanus polymorphus chromosome 9, tnTubPoly1.2, whole genome shotgun sequence. Protein-coding genes within it:
- the LOC141911039 gene encoding uncharacterized protein LOC141911039 — protein: MMTALIVCWWLRVILVSVVSGLSDKQPGPGSTRYEFLDNNEFRPPQLENGIKLTLEGDHIVWFPPPPRSPPPPPNIRVDDMLIEVILSQTGGLNATKPIIPIQERNTDNGNRETSSSGSETTKPIKPKKPKPNRSNKGGSKPGEKCVCGRGQRGRRGPKGPMGKQGLKGDKGDIGPHGPPGTFLNTEGQLIGLPGQKGSRGRTGTRGRTGLTGPSGLPGLDGVKGEKGESGACQGQCPVPLKGVRGEPGVPGNQGQPGRPGQPGKDGIPGLVIFADASSMIAVSVEGLIAYRTDTQRLYVRDRTDWKTIKTAQCGDGVTDYDVEEQCDDANENPYDSCVSCKHSYCGDGIVWANHEECDGFNFQGQTCDSWSTGSRGTLKCDDECRIDYSGCIRP